One genomic window of Camelina sativa cultivar DH55 chromosome 5, Cs, whole genome shotgun sequence includes the following:
- the LOC104786322 gene encoding splicing factor 3A subunit 2, translating into MDREWGSKPGSGGAASGQNEAIDRRERLRRLALETIDLAKDPYFMRNHLGSYECKLCLTLHNNEGNYLAHTQGKRHQTNLAKRAAREAKEAPTQPQPLKRKVSVRKTVKIGRPGYRVTKQYDPELQQRSLLFQIEYPEIEDNLKPRHRFMSSYEQKVQPYDKRYQYLLFAAEPYEIIAFKVPSTEVDKSTPKFFSHWDPDSKMFTLQVYFKPTKPEPIKPQSAVGANGLPPPPPPPPQGQPPPPPPSGALPPPPPPMANNGFRPMPPPGGFGHPNM; encoded by the exons ATGGATAGAGAATGGGGTTCGAAGCCTGGAAGTGGAGGCGCCGCCTCTGGCCAAAACGAGGCTATAGATCGCCGTGAGCGTCTCCGTCGTCTTGCTCTTGAAACCATTGACCTCGCTAAAGATCCCTATTTCATGCGAAATCATCTTGGAAG CTATGAGTGTAAACTATGTCTAACGCTACATAACAACGAAGGAAACTATTTGGCGCATACTCAAGGTAAGAGGCATCAGACCAACTTGGCAAAGAGAGCTGCTCGGGAGGCTAAGGAAGCTCCTACTCAGCCGCAGCCACTCAAGCGTAAAGTCTCAGTTCGCAAAACAG TTAAAATTGGTAGACCAGGGTACCGGGTTACGAAGCAGTACGATCCCGAGCTGCAACAAAGATCTCTTCTGTTCCAG ATTGAATATCCTGAGATAGAGGATAACTTAAAGCCAAGACATCGTTTCATGTCATCTTATGAGCAG aAAGTTCAACCTTATGACAAGAGATATCAATACCTCCTGTTTGCAGCTGAACCATATGAAATCATAGCTTTCAAG GTTCCTAGCACAGAGGTTGATAAATCAACCCCAAAGTTTTTCTCTCACTGGGATCCAGACTCCAAGATGTTTACT CTGCAGGTGTATTTCAAACCTACCAAGCCAGAACCAATCAAGCCTCAGTCGGCTGTTGGAGCCAACGGtcttccaccaccaccgccgccaccgCCTCAAGGCCAACCGCCACCACCTCCCCCATCTGGTGCGCTaccaccgccaccacctccAATGGCTAATAATGGTTTCAGGCCTATGCCACCACCTGGAGGTTTCGGACATCCTAACATGTGA
- the LOC104786324 gene encoding condensin complex subunit 2 has protein sequence MDESLTPNPKQRPAASMATRIQAPTSPFFLGSNDDRLEREQARAARAAASRRRSVLFARDPQPEQESDPCFDKQQILELFQNCIKLASENKINQKNTWELNLIDHLCEIIKVEDENNAETNFQKASCTLEAGVKIYSMRVDSVHSEAYKVLGGITRAGQDDSRDNEDAAGAVGNETNQKKQAEKKLSPLSTLEPSFDALNVKKFDVAFAVDPLYHQTSAQFDEGGAKGLLLNNLGVYGGCQVLFDSQELPGKLVSSAKQHDKSETIDLSFAKECVEQMVQNMRNKDEIVPSLRAIINQFDEENQRQPDTFSCGQTTESFDISHTNEASYADDDEGNDNFGTSFDYEGQSGDVDENFGLNDAEPTYSNFHEEVEPASLQDLDSDDKFENVDDYLFMSLGIPSKQNSWAGPDHWKYRKTKGPDDHTASENKSSPPAKKTRKKKQAEPVLDFTKVLEEEMPDIFAPPKNPKSLLLPASRALCQTKLPEDCHYQPENLIKLFLLPNCLGRRKRKCSGENSKQQFDDYEHADSWGDDNVYDDGPFDNGNDQSDVEDTTNSLISQPRQVNKIEVQYDKASKQVDVQVLKETLWECLQESPEPPIQGEEHQQGPLESRSFKELLASFPDDCQAAGSTQDISPHLCFICLLHLANEHNLSLVGSQALDDLTIHLA, from the exons ATGGATGAGTCGTTAACTCCAAACCCTAAGCAAAGGCCTGCTGCATCGATGGCGACTCGAATCCAGGCGCCGACGAGTCCTTTCTTCTTGGGGTCTAACGACGATAGGTTGGAACGGGAACAAGCTCGCGCCGCTAGAGCTGCTGCTAGCCGCCGTAGGTCTGTTCTTTTCGCTCGTGACCCGCAGCCTGAGCAAGAGTCAGATCCGTGTTTTGACAAACAGCAAATTCTCGAGTTGTTTCAGAATTGTATCAAATTGGCCAGTGAAAAC AAAATCAATCAAAAGAATACGTGGGAGTTGAATTTGATAGACCATCTTTGTGAGATTATCAAAGTTGAAGATGAGAACAATGCTGAGACAAATTTTCAGAAG GCAAGTTGCACTCTTGAAGCTGGAGTTAAGATTTACTCAATGAGGGTAGACTCTGTTCATTCAGAGGCATACAAGGTCTTGGGTGGAATTACTCGTGCTGGCCAAGATGACAGCCGAG ATAACGAGGATGCTGCTGGTGCTGTAGGAAATGAGACTAACCAAAAGAAACAGGCAGAGAAAAAG TTATCGCCTTTATCTACACTGGAACCATCCTTTGATGCCCTTAATGTGAAGAAGTTCGATG tggCATTTGCAGTGGATCCCCTTTATCATCAAACTTCAGCACAGTTTGATGAAGGTGGAGCAAAGGGTCTACTGCTAAACAACTTAGGAGTCTATGGAGGATGTCAAGTTCTATTTGATTCACAAGAACTCCCTGGAAAGCTTGTTTCGTCTGCAAAGCAGCATGATAAATCAGAAACAATTGATCTATCCTTTGCTAAAG AATGTGTGGAGCAAATGGTGCAAAACATGCGAAATAAGGATGAGATTGTACCTTCTCTTCGGGCTATAATCAACCAATTCGATGAAGAAAATCAAAGACAACCTGATACGTTTTCTTGTGGTCAGACGACCGAGTCTTTTGATATTTCTCATACTAATGAAGCTAGCTATGCCGACGATGATGAAGGAAATGATAACTTTGGAACCTCTTTTGATTATGAGGGGCAGTCTGGTGATGTTGATGAAAATTTTGGCCTCAATGATGCAGAACCAACATATTCAAATTTTCACGAG GAAGTTGAACCAGCCTCACTGCAAGACCTGGATTCAGATGACAAATTTGAGAATGTTGATGACTATCTCTTCATGTCGTTGGGAATACCATCTAAGCAAAATTCTTGGGCAGGTCCTGATCACTGGAAGTATCGGAAAACAAAAG GTCCAGATGATCATACTGCTTCAGAAAACAAATCTTCTCCGCCAGCGAAGAAAACCAGGAAGAAAAAGCAAGCAGAGCCTGTACTAGATTTTACAAAAGTTTTGGAGGAAGAAATGCCTGATATCTTTGCCCCTCCAAAAAACCCGAAGTCTTTACTTCTCCCAGCAAGTAGAGCTCTTTGTCAAACAAAGCTTCCAGAGGATTGTCATTATCAACCTGAGAATCTAATAAAGCTATTTCTACTACCGAAT TGCCTTgggaggagaaaaagaaaatgctCAG GTGAAAATTCAAAGCAGCAGTTTGATGATTATGAACACGCGGATTCCTGGGGAGATGATAATGTATATGATGATGGCCCATTTGACAATGGAAATGATCAAAGTGATGTAGAAGATACTACTAACTCATTGATCTCTCAGCCACGGCAG GTCAACAAAATTGAAGTCCAATACGATAAAGCTTCAAAACAAGTTGATGTGCAAGTGCTTAAGGAAACTCTTTGGGAGTGTCTTCAGGAATCTCCTGAACCACCAATTCAG GGTGAAGAACACCAACAAGGACCACTTGAAAGTAGATCTTTCAAAGAGCTACTGGCTAGCTTTCCCGATGATTGCCAAGCGGCTGGTTCCACCCAAGACATCTCACCACATCTATGTTTCATATGTTTGCTGCATTTGGCGAATGAGCACAATCTCAGTCTCGTTGGCTCTCAAGCCTTGGATGATCTAACAATACACCTTGCCTGA
- the LOC104786323 gene encoding uncharacterized protein LOC104786323 isoform X2, translated as MAKHTAALKVGLALLALCMIGYILGPPLYWHLTEALAVSATSCSACVCDCSSLPLLTIPTDCAKRDPEVNEDTEKNYAELLTEELKQREAASMEKHKRVDTGLLEAKKVTSSYQKEADKCNSGMETCEEAREKSEKALVEQKKLTSTWEQRARQKGYKDGAKSTVKSKSSVQVS; from the exons ATGGCGAAGCACACGGCGGCGTTGAAAGTGGGACTGGCTTTACTGGCGCTATGCATGATTGGTTACATACTTGGTCCGCCGCTCTACTGGCACCTCACTGAAGCTTTGGCTGTTTCAGCCACTTCTTGCTCTGCTTGCGTCTGTGATTGCTCTTCGCTTCCTCTTCTCACCATCCCCACTG ATTGTGCAAAGCGTGATCCAGAGGTGAACGAAGACACAGAGAAGAACTATGCCGAACTTTTAACAGAGGAACTGAAGCAACGTGAAGCAGCATCGATGGAGAAACACAAACGAGTAGACACAGGTCTGCTAGAGGCCAAGAAGGTTACATCATCTTACCAAAAGGAGGCAGATAAGTGTAACTCAGGTATGGAGACTTgtgaagaagcaagagagaagTCCGAAAAAGCACTTGTGGAGCAGAAGAAGCTGACTTCAACGTGGGAACAAAGAGCTCGTCAGAAAGGATACAAAGATGGAGCCAAGTCGACTGTTAAATCCAAAAGCAGCGTTCAGGTTTCTTAA
- the LOC104786323 gene encoding uncharacterized protein LOC104786323 isoform X1, whose translation MAKHTAALKVGLALLALCMIGYILGPPLYWHLTEALAVSATSCSACVCDCSSLPLLTIPTGLSNGSFADCAKRDPEVNEDTEKNYAELLTEELKQREAASMEKHKRVDTGLLEAKKVTSSYQKEADKCNSGMETCEEAREKSEKALVEQKKLTSTWEQRARQKGYKDGAKSTVKSKSSVQVS comes from the exons ATGGCGAAGCACACGGCGGCGTTGAAAGTGGGACTGGCTTTACTGGCGCTATGCATGATTGGTTACATACTTGGTCCGCCGCTCTACTGGCACCTCACTGAAGCTTTGGCTGTTTCAGCCACTTCTTGCTCTGCTTGCGTCTGTGATTGCTCTTCGCTTCCTCTTCTCACCATCCCCACTG GACTCAGCAATGGTTCATTCGCCG ATTGTGCAAAGCGTGATCCAGAGGTGAACGAAGACACAGAGAAGAACTATGCCGAACTTTTAACAGAGGAACTGAAGCAACGTGAAGCAGCATCGATGGAGAAACACAAACGAGTAGACACAGGTCTGCTAGAGGCCAAGAAGGTTACATCATCTTACCAAAAGGAGGCAGATAAGTGTAACTCAGGTATGGAGACTTgtgaagaagcaagagagaagTCCGAAAAAGCACTTGTGGAGCAGAAGAAGCTGACTTCAACGTGGGAACAAAGAGCTCGTCAGAAAGGATACAAAGATGGAGCCAAGTCGACTGTTAAATCCAAAAGCAGCGTTCAGGTTTCTTAA
- the LOC104786325 gene encoding F-box protein At2g32560 encodes MLLYFLITCLSFFFFAKSLSLPPWASETKTLLSFYFIKNPFMTTLHQTKQDLPSPVLDQMSVLDLPELALDCILDLLPPSELCSMARVCSSLRERCVSDHLWEKHLKAKWGKILGPAAHRQWQCYLSSTDHLVSPHHQTGSLGFAKIISLFRSLSSVFRDDKQRRGYASSLPLDSSMSCYLSLETGRFWFPAQVYNRENGHVGFMLSCYDAELSYDTHTDTFQARYPPHGRRAAAVEKGVTWDRLRAAPIDASPHHLHVSDSLKELKPGDHIEIQWRRNKEFPYGWWYGVVGHLESCDGDLNHCHCHFNEMAVLEFNQYTVGSRWRRTMIMRDHKEEGNEEDGFYGGIRKLNCKEEIAMWKHHWPCSILE; translated from the exons ATGCTTCTCTACTTTCTCATCacttgtctttctttctttttctttgccaAGTCTCTATCCCTTCCTCCATGGGCATCTGAAACCAAAACCTTGCTCTCCTTCTACTTCATCAAGAATCCCTTTATGACCACCCTGCATCAGACCAAACAAGATCTACCCTCTCCGGTGCTTGATCAAATGTCTGTCCTTGACCTCCCTGAGCTGGCTCTTGACTGCATTCTCGACCTTCTTCCACCTTCAGAACTCTGCAGCATGGCGAGGGTCTGTAGCTCcttgagagagagatgtgtGAGTGATCATCTCTGGGAGAAACACTTGAAGGCCAAATGGGGAAAAATCCTTGGCCCTGCTGCTCACAGACAGTGGCAATGTTATCTCTCTTCCACAGATCATCTTGTTTCTCCTCATCACCAAACTGGGAGTCTTGGTTTTGCCAAAATCATCTCTTTGTTTCGATCTCTTTCATCCGTCTTCCGAGATGATAAACAAAGGAGGGGATATGCATCTTCTCTGCCCCTTGATTCCAGCATGAGCTGTTACCTCTCCCTTGAAACAGGTCGTTTTTGGTTCCCAGCTCAAGTTTACAACCGTGAG AACGGGCATGTAGGGTTCATGTTGTCTTGCTATGATGCTGAGCTCAGCTATGATACTCACACTGATACTTTCCAAGCCAG GTATCCACCACATGGTAGACGAGCAGCTGCGGTTGAAAAGGGTGTAACATGGGATAGATTGAGAGCAGCTCCCATTGATGCATCGCCTCATCATCTCCATGTGTCAGATTCTTTAAAAGAGTTGAAACCTGGAGATCACATCGAGATCCAGTGGAGGAGGAACAAAGAGTTTCCATATG GATGGTGGTATGGTGTTGTTGGCCACTTGGAATCCTGTGATGGAGATCTCAACCATTGCCATTGCCATTTTAATG AGATGGCAGTGTTGGAATTCAACCAGTACACAGTTGGCTCGAGGTGGAGAAGAACGATGATCATGAGAGATCATAAAGAGGAAGGTAACGAAGAAGACGGGTTCTATGGAGGAATCCGAAAGCTAAATTGTAAAGAAGAGATTGCAATGTGGAAGCATCACTGGCCTTGCTCCATCTTGGAGTAG